AATACGTAAACGGTTAATGGTAATGTTCTTCTATAAACACACTCGTCAGTTGTTTGGCTAGTAGAAATAGTTTCTGTCTCAGTTCCGTCACCATTACGATATTTAATTGTATATGTATATGAAGTGCCACAAGTCAAACTTGTATCCTGCCAAGTATTGGTTTGANNNNNNNNNNNNNNNNNNNNNNNNNNNNNNNNNNNNNNNNNNNNNNNNNNNNNNNNNNNNNNNNNNNNNNNNNNNNNNNNNNNNNNNNNNNNNNNNNNNNTGAATATTCAATACCTGAAGTAGCTGTCTGAGAAAGATTACAAGTATCTTCTTCGGCATCGATAAGGTTGTAATTAACTGTCACCTCTCCTGATTCCCAGCTTAAAAAATCATCATCTAAGGTAGCCGACGGCGCGGTATCGGGACACTCGTCAGTTGTTTGGCTAGTAGAAATAGTTTCTGTCTCAGTTCCGTCACCATTACGATATTTAATTGTATATGTATATGAAGTGCCACAAGTCAAACTTGTATCCTGCCAAGTATTGGTTTGAATCCAGCCTGAACTAGAACTAGTGGTGGTGTTAATAAAATAATAGCCGGCAGAATCTGATGAATCATTAGGAAAACTGTCAACTGAGAGATCTATTTGAGTAGTAGACGTGGCTGTCGCTGATAAATTAGTCGGTATATTCACTAAAGTGTATTTACTGGCTGAAGTGCCATAACTAGACAAATTATTTTGAGTATCCTTAAATTGAACATCATAAGCATACTGTGTATTTTCCGATAAGGAAGTATCCTCGATTGAAGTGGTAGCGACCACATTAAAACCTAATTCTGTAAGACTACTTCTTCTAACCTGCCATTGACTTAAACCTGAGCCATCTTCAGTTACGCTGACCGGCTTGTTAATTTCAATTGAAGAAGTGGTAATTGTGCCAAAACTTGGTACGCCTACAGCCGAAGGGGCCACATTATCAATTCCAAAAGCGCTAGAAGTTACCCAATCATCAGCATCAAGCTCGCCATCATTCGGTCTAATTCTTAAATAAACTGTACTATCTTCAGTGGTTGATAGATCAGTGGCTGAATCCCAGACAAAAACATGGTCGTCACCTGGTGTAGTTAAGCTTGAAAGGTTGGTTAAACCCTCTGAATCACCACCGGCATCAGTCGCATCAAACCAATTAAAACCATCTGTTGAATATTCAATACCTGAAGTAGCTGTCTGAGAAAGATTACAAGTATCTTCTTCGGCATCGATAAGGTTGTAATTAACTGTCACCTCTCCTGATTCCCAGCTTAAAAAATCATCATCTAAGGTAGCCCAAGGTGCTATATTATCTATTAAATCCAGCAATAATTCATTAATGGCTGTTGCATAATACTCATCTGACAGAATTTTACCCAAATAACTATGATTTGAATCTGTAAATAAGTCCCAAGATGTTTCCCCGGTGCTTGTATTAACAGAGGCCGTTCCTTTATACCCTGCTATTCTTGAATAATCTACATCCGTAATAGAATGATATAATAATCCTCGAGCTAGAGGTAAAATGGCTATTTGAGCCCAACCGGGTCGAGTATTAGACGGATCATCGTCTCCATTATAAAGTTCCCAAGCTACTCGCGCTGGATTATCTGCTGAGAGAGCCTCCATAACATTCTCACCCGTATAAACAGTATTACCGTCACTAATACTGTTAAAAATAATTGGAATCGATGTAGGCCAATTAGTTAATACATAATTAGATACAGTCGCCTTAGCAGAGCTACTCCCGAAATCACTCACTCCATCGCCGAATGGCCAATTACCTCCCACAATCCAAAGATGACGAATTTTTTGAGCCACTAATTCATCACCATCTAATTCACTATAGCCATCTTCTGAAGTGGATTCGAGTAATTTTTTAACACTACTTAAATCTCCTGTGGTTATATATTCAATTGAATTGTCATCTGCTGAAGCTAATAATTGCCTTTGAATAGTAACGGAACTCTCAAAGTCTGTCGCATCTGTTTTACCTGGTACGCCATAATCACTGGCAATAGTGGAATCATAGAGACTCGTACTCCAACCTGGAGCATCTGTATTAACTCCAGTCGGGATTGAAGAACGACCATAATAATTAGCTATAGCCAACCACGTAGGAGCTGCCTTACTGTTAGCTGAAGTAATTATAGCTCCCACAATATCTAATTCACCACGACGTTCCAAATTCAACATTAGGACAGCATCAACCACATCATCATTATCACTGTCAATATCCATATCATAGATAACTTGAGGACGTGGACTTTGGTTGACGGTATAGACGGGACTGGTCAAATCATTTGAAGGATGCGCTGTTTCGGCCAATAAACCCATCCAAGTCGTAGTTTTTTCACTATCAAATATAGCCACGTCTTTAATATTTCCCTTAAACCATTTATTAATCGTATACCGTCTCCCTATTTCAGCGGGATAACCAGAAGCTGTGGTATCTTCACCTAGATCTATTGTTTGAGATGTTGGACTCATTGGATCATCTTCTGTTGGAACCGGTCTACCATCAACGTACATTGTTACTCCATTAGATGTTCCTGAGCCGTCATAGGTTATTCCTACTAAATATTCTTGTCCATTTAATAAATCGTTTGAACTAATTAATCTAATAAATTGGGATGGATAATCGGCTCCAAATAAAAAAAATAAACACGTCGAATTGCCATCCCACCTAATCCCAAACATTAAACCATTATATGGACTATTTGGATTCATTTTAGTATAAATCCAATAATCTGTTGCTATACCAGAACGCACAACATTAGGTTTGATAATGGCCGTAATTGTAAAAGGATCATCGCGGGTAAAATTAAATACTGAAACATCTCCAATTGAAGCATAGCCACTAGTTCCATCAAAAGTAGCCGTGGCTGAAGAATCTCCCACTATATATGTTGATTCGACACCCAGGGTGACACCACCACTAATAATTGCATTGTGATTATTTTCGCTATCATTGAAAGTTGATCCAGACTCTTCATCCATTCTCCAAAATGAAATTAAATCAGAATCTTCACTAATTATAGAACTGTATGAGGTGGCTAAAACCGGAGATGAATTTTGTAAAATTAAACATAAAACAAAAACAATAAAATAAAAAATATATATAATTTTATTTCTGAAGTTCATTAAATTTTGTCTTAAAAACATATTAATATATTTTTGTATCATCCTATAAATATTAATATATTAATTATAGCACATTTATCATAATAATAAAGATAAAATAAAGATTTCAATTTATTAATTTTTTATTACTTCCCTCACAGATATAGTATAACTTTCGCCATCAGCTAAAACAATTTTCACATCCTTACCATTTACTTCTACTGATGAAATTCCTCCAACTTCAATTCCTTTTTTTAAATCAGTTAAATTTTCAGCAATCCGTCTTTCATATTGTTCCTTGGCTGATTTAATTTCAGTCGGCTCACCGAAATTTAAACCCAGAGGGATTTCTTCATCATGCGAAATGCCAATTTCAGTTTTAGCTGGACCAAATTTACTCGCTGGTTGGTAAAACCCAACCGCTGGTATACCCTTATAATGTCTGTAACCAGCAGCAATTGTATGTGTCAAATAAATGGGGCCACGACCAGAAATAATCACCGGTTTCACTGGATTAACTTCAGGCGGAATAATTTTGTCCAAATCTTCAACCTTAAAATCACCACCTAATGCAAATTCAACAAAAGTATATTCATCTGTTTCATTTGTTACCCAAGTAAAACCTTCTGGACCTCGTCCCTCACCCTCGGGTAGTGGCTCTAGAATTTTTGTCTCATTTTTAATTGTATTACCTTCCGCACCCCTTTGTATATAAGTGACATAACCTTCAGCTGGATGAGCACCATGTAAAAGGCTGGCAATAACACCGGGTGAAGCTACACCATCAATTATAATTTTTTCAGCTTTATTGTCCCGAGCAAATTTCTCGGCGTATTCATATGCCAAACGGTCATGTTCAGGACCAAAAGTGATTCTACCCTGAGCATCGGGCTGAAGCCCAATTTCACTAGCAAAAGCATTGATTGATAATTTTTCAATTTTAGGTTTAGTTTCTGAATCTTCTTTTCTTGGTATAAATTTTTCACCCATAGGTTTGATGTTAAAAAATAAATTTTTCTTATTAATCTAACTTTATTCTGGTCGGGGCGGCGGGATTTGAACCCGCGATCCCAGGTCCCCCAGACCTGTACTCTAGACCGGACTGAGCCACGCCCCGATTATTTTAATCTTAGCTTGTTTTAATAAAAAAATCAAACAAAAAACCTCAATTAAAAGATTAAAAAATTATTCGTTTAAACCAGAATCGGGGTCTGGGGACGGTATCGAGCCCCAAATAAGTCAGGTGAGATTTAAATTGGCGTGAGGCGAGTTAGCGTCCCCAGAACTTTTGCTTCTTTTGGTTACAAAAGAAGAGAAGGGATTTTAAAATTTTTTAAATATCTCATAAAAACACAATATTAATAATCTCTGATCATCTCCCACAACAACAGCTACAAAAAATCAAACAAAATAACCCGCTTAAACGAGTTATTAATGTTAACTATTAATTATTAATTGTTAAATATTTGTTTAGCTGTCTGCCAAAAACTATCATCGCCACATTCTTTCAACCAATACCACCATTCTGCTCCCCAAAAATAAACTGGCGTTAAACCAATACGACTACTATATTTTAAATTTTTGTTAAATTGTTTTAAATCCATTGATCGATATTGCTCTTCTAAAGGCGTATACAGCATTTTAGTTCCTGGTAACCACGGTTCCATCTGCATTTCAGTCACAATAACATTTTTTAAATCAGGTCTAAATAATTTAACCAACTGTGTTTTTAAATAATAATAAGCTGGTGGCAAAGGATAACGAAAATATCCCCAAATCGGATTCCAGGTAATACGATAAACACTCGTGCCTAAATAATCAGCAAATTTTGACCCTTTTAGCCAAGTTGACAATTCCCCACTCTCGGTTACCACAATTGGTCGATTGTCTAGAGATCTAATCAAATCAACTTCATATTGATAAAAATTTTCATCCGGAGGTGGACATTCGCCAAAAACTTTTAAAAATGGTTCATTTTCTACTTGCCAGGCCACAATTGCCGGACTATCTTTATAACGTTTAACTATATTTTCAAGCAATAAAATTACGCGACGATTCCTGTCATCAGCTGATAAATTAGCTGTCCAATCAGGCCAATGGCATTCCGGCCAGCGTGGCACTCGATGGCCAATAGCTAAAACAATTTCTGTTCCGAATTGCTCGGCTTGTTGAATTTGCCAATCTAAATCGCTAAAATCATAAATCCCCCAATCTTTTTCAATTAAATCCCAATGGGCGATTAATCTTATTTTTTTAACTTGTAAATCTTCCAAAATGGCTAAATAAGCTTCCCGCCAATCTAAATCTAATTCTTGAGCATATTTTTGACTAAAATTAACGCCATACTCTATTTTTTTATTTTTAGCAAAATTTAATCCAAAACTACCCGCGTATAAACCAGTTAAAATTAATAAAATAATTAAAATTTTAATCAATCTTTTTTTTGTTTTAGTCTGCATTGTTTAAATTAAAATTAAAACGACTCCTAAGGTTAAAACTAAGCTCCAAATAATTTTTTGGCCGAGATATTTTTTCTGCATGTTTTCTTTTAAAAATTGAGGAAAAAATTTAGATAAAACATACACAATTAAAATCACAAAGAAAAATTGCATGCCATTTAAAGCTGTGACTAAAATCACATTGCCCAATTTAATAGCATACTGCATTAAAATTACTCCCAAACCACCAGCTGCCTGACCGATAAAAAAAGCTGGCCATTGATATTTATCCCCTATATCGGTTTTAATTTTAACACCTAAAATTTCAAAGGCATCATCAATTAAATTCTGCGTCCAATCGATAATTTTGTTAAACCTACTATAAATTCCTTTTTCTTGATTTAAAACTGTCGGCCATCCCCAGACTAAAGTCGTATAGACTACTGCCGTCACCAAAGTCGCCCAGCGCATCCAAACAAAAGCAGTTATAAATGGTAAACTATCATAAGCTAATTTATTTAAACTGTTATTTAAAGCAAACATTCCACAAGCTAAAATTAAAAATAACCAAGCTTTTTTATTTAAACGTGCCCGTGGCTGGCCTACTTGTGATAAAGAATAGCTGGCCATAATTAACAACAAAACACCTAAAAATTTAAGCCAAGATAAAGATTGGATTGATAAAAAAAACGATAAAACAAAAACCAATAACGGCGATAAACAAGTTATCAGAGGATTAACTTTTGAAACTTCGCCATCTCGAACAGCTATAAACATAAAATATAAGGCAAAGAAAAAAGCTGCTCCGCTGATAATTAAAATATGAATATGTTCTCGTGGAAAGAAAAAAGTTTTTTCAAAAAAAATTAATAAGCTAATTAATGCACCAGCCAAAATAGAATTATAGACCGCATAAGACAACGGTACAATTTTAGATTTAGAAAGTAAAAACTTATCAACAACTGCCGCAAAACCTAGCAGAAAAAAAGCTATAATTGATAAAGTAAACCACCACATAGAATAATTTATTAATAAGGCGAAGTGCCTTTAAATTCTTTAATTTGACCCTGATGCTGAACCACAGTTTGAATATTATAAGTGCCCATTTTAGGCGCTTCTAAAAAACCCTGAGCAGCTGCCTCAGCTAAACGACCGCTATTAATCCAATCAAAAAACCATTCATCAACATAATCCATATCAAGTTGTTCCAACCCCGCCCCCAAGTCAATCAAAAAAGTTTTATTAAAATCTTCTTGTGAACCAATTGGCGGAGCAATGATGATTGGCAAGCCCAAAGCGACATAAAAACTCAATTCCGAAGGTTTGGTCCATAAAACATCAGTTGTTCTAAGCCATTGATTAAATTTTTTCATATACTCCTGTTTGTCATCTTCGAACAGGATTCTAACTCCCTTGTCTTGACATTTTTTTAAACCATGACGATTGATTGAATTTTGAAAATACGCCTTAACCGGTTTGTGGACACCGGCAATTAGATTAACTCTCAATTTTTTATGTAAAATAGGTTCTTTTAACTTTTCTAAAATTTTATCCGCCAGCTCTCTCTGCGCGCCTGCCCCGCCAACCGCAAAAGTCAGTGTCAAAAGATGATTAGATTTTTTAGGAAAATTTTTGATTTTTAAACTATTTTGAAGGGTGTCTTTGTATTTATTAATGTAATTCCGTTGCGGATCTAAATTAATCAATCGCTGACGCATGTCTAATTTAGAGACTCCAAAAGCCTGACTGCCCAAATTTTCAATTGGCAAAGGAAAACCGGTTAAAATTATTCTTTCTTTGGGTACACCATAAAGCTGTAGCCGTTCAACCACTCTTTGGCAAGGCGCTAAATATTTAATTTTACTTTTACGTGGGTCAACTGCTACCCAAGCGCGACTAATATCAGCATCACAAATTACACAATAAATTTCACCCGGGTAATTAAAATATTCAGCCATATAAGCTGGAATAAAAAAAGTTGTAATCAACGGTAAAACTGAGTTTTGACCAAGCACTTTTTCAATTAAATGTTTACCCCAATTTTTATTTTTAATAATTTTCATCGCGCCCTTCACCTGTAAGCTTGGTTTGGATAAATCGCGTTTAGGGTAAAAATCGGGAATCCGTTGAAATTGATCAAAAATTTCAAAAGCCACATCACCTAAAATCGGCACTTTTTTAAAACGCGAAATGGTTTCATAGAATTTTCTTTGATCAGCCCAAACTTGTTTATCTTCACGTGGGATGCCATGATAATTATTAGCGTCAATAATATTTTTGTAAGCTAAATTTTTCAATGGATAAGAAGCCCGGCGATGCCCATAGCCCATATCAACCGTCACTACCCAAGCTTTTTTGTTATTTTTTTGTTTTGCCATAGAAAATATTTTTTTTGTTAATTATATTATTATACCAATTTTTTCAAAAAAATAAAACCCCGACTGACGCCGGGGCTTAAATTTAAATTTAATTTAAAACATAATGTCTTCTTCGGCACGAGAATATTCATGAATTTCTTCAGGTGAAAACCAAAATTTAATTTCATGCTCAGCCTCTTCAGGTGTTTCTGAGGCATGAATAATATTATGAACTGATCTTTTAGCAGAATTAGCGGCCGCGGGCGAATCAACCGAATAATCACCCCGAATCGTCCCCATTTCAGCCATGTTAGGTAAGGTGTGACCAGCCATTTTACGTACCATATCAATCGCGTGAATACCCTGCACCACCATTTTAACAATTGGTCCTGAAGTCATAAAATCTAAAATCCATTCGCGTACCATTTGGCCAATTTCAAATTCATCTTCAACGCCTAATTCTTCTTTAGCTGAAATACCGTATTTATTGTAAGTACTCATAGTTTTACTCCCTAAACGAGTAATCCATTCTTTGTCTTTAGGATAATGATCATTAATTTGATCACGCGTTACTTCAACCAATTCTAGAGCGACAATTTTCAAACCACGTTGTTCGATCCTACGAATAACTTCACCGGTTAAACCACGTTTAACCCCGTCGGGTTTAATTAAAGCGAGAGTTTTTTCTTGTTTGGGAGAAATCATATTTTATATTTTAAAAATTAATTTATTTATTATAACAAAATTTGAATTTTTAGCAAGAAAAAAGGGGACCCGTAGGCCCCCCAATATTTAAAGTATCATTATAAATTTATTTTTTGCCCGTCATCCTGAACTCTAGTCCGCCAAATCGGAGGATGTTTCAGGATCTGTCAGCGCTCAGAATGTCATTTTTAATGAACGCGTTTGTTTTAAACTACAGATGCTGAAATAAATTCAGCATGACAACTTATTCTGGTTGCAAGAACGAGGGAATTTAAAAGTATACATTACATCAACCCTACTCTCCTACTCCACCACCCACACTTCTTGCCCATCACTCCTTAATTTAATATCTCCCATCTCATCTGTCCTTAAAATTTGCGCATTGACTTTTTCTAAATTACTCAACACTCGCAAATTTGGATGACCAAAAGAATTATCTTTTCCTACGGAAATAACTGCACAAGTCGGCATAACTTTTTGTACAAACTCTAGACTGGTCGAACCCTTACTGCCGTGGTGTCCAATTTTTAAAACATCACTTTTTAAATCTACTTCTTG
The Patescibacteria group bacterium DNA segment above includes these coding regions:
- a CDS encoding nucleoside-diphosphate kinase encodes the protein MISPKQEKTLALIKPDGVKRGLTGEVIRRIEQRGLKIVALELVEVTRDQINDHYPKDKEWITRLGSKTMSTYNKYGISAKEELGVEDEFEIGQMVREWILDFMTSGPIVKMVVQGIHAIDMVRKMAGHTLPNMAEMGTIRGDYSVDSPAAANSAKRSVHNIIHASETPEEAEHEIKFWFSPEEIHEYSRAEEDIMF
- a CDS encoding EamA family transporter; its protein translation is MWWFTLSIIAFFLLGFAAVVDKFLLSKSKIVPLSYAVYNSILAGALISLLIFFEKTFFFPREHIHILIISGAAFFFALYFMFIAVRDGEVSKVNPLITCLSPLLVFVLSFFLSIQSLSWLKFLGVLLLIMASYSLSQVGQPRARLNKKAWLFLILACGMFALNNSLNKLAYDSLPFITAFVWMRWATLVTAVVYTTLVWGWPTVLNQEKGIYSRFNKIIDWTQNLIDDAFEILGVKIKTDIGDKYQWPAFFIGQAAGGLGVILMQYAIKLGNVILVTALNGMQFFFVILIVYVLSKFFPQFLKENMQKKYLGQKIIWSLVLTLGVVLILI
- a CDS encoding cellulase family glycosylhydrolase, which codes for MQTKTKKRLIKILIILLILTGLYAGSFGLNFAKNKKIEYGVNFSQKYAQELDLDWREAYLAILEDLQVKKIRLIAHWDLIEKDWGIYDFSDLDWQIQQAEQFGTEIVLAIGHRVPRWPECHWPDWTANLSADDRNRRVILLLENIVKRYKDSPAIVAWQVENEPFLKVFGECPPPDENFYQYEVDLIRSLDNRPIVVTESGELSTWLKGSKFADYLGTSVYRITWNPIWGYFRYPLPPAYYYLKTQLVKLFRPDLKNVIVTEMQMEPWLPGTKMLYTPLEEQYRSMDLKQFNKNLKYSSRIGLTPVYFWGAEWWYWLKECGDDSFWQTAKQIFNN
- a CDS encoding CRISPR-associated protein Csx3, which produces MGEKFIPRKEDSETKPKIEKLSINAFASEIGLQPDAQGRITFGPEHDRLAYEYAEKFARDNKAEKIIIDGVASPGVIASLLHGAHPAEGYVTYIQRGAEGNTIKNETKILEPLPEGEGRGPEGFTWVTNETDEYTFVEFALGGDFKVEDLDKIIPPEVNPVKPVIISGRGPIYLTHTIAAGYRHYKGIPAVGFYQPASKFGPAKTEIGISHDEEIPLGLNFGEPTEIKSAKEQYERRIAENLTDLKKGIEVGGISSVEVNGKDVKIVLADGESYTISVREVIKN